A window from Salarias fasciatus chromosome 11, fSalaFa1.1, whole genome shotgun sequence encodes these proteins:
- the LOC115396509 gene encoding spidroin-1 has protein sequence MSRSPERISSYRRHFEDSSSSSATYQVRVSSPSPVRRDARNGSAGYSRAGAGSMRMESVGRRTASAARMSRVMGAGVAAGAMVCVGPGGEPVMDLDVAAAENQEFLSTRTSERQEMIILNDRLAVYINKVRSLEQQNKLLEAEIEAYLNRFEKPSGLRLLYEEQLKELKKIADQMRVQRDISLAAKESTAAQLEAIKIKYEEALEQRKKAELDIEAFRPDVDKATSSRIALEKKLEQLEVEIEFLKRIHQQEIDELMKQIYAAHASAESAFALPDLAGSLKQIQKQYDDIAAKNLEEMDSWYKNKFEDITKKTSGHVDKVRSAREAIAGAKKEIQGKERDMDGLNTRSEALEAQIRELQEKYKKELEDLQARIEALQLELKTTKEKIALHLREYQDLLNVKMALEIEITTYRKLIEGEDLRLAGMMQTLSLTSCSTSGIGIGVSFSSGGVGSGGIGLGGVGGITGASSGIVGGMGSAGGMSGGMAGGGIGSLSGRLGAEGTSDRRGSTGRAGGIDVTGRGVGGGVGASAGSLHSGGGTGAVGAAGMTGPGLGGSGPGGMGPGAVGAGGMVPDGMGTSGRSPSGLGPGGVGTVGLGPGGIGTGGMGPGGVGPGGMGPGGIGTGGMGPGGVGPGGMGPGGVGPGGMGPGGVGSVGLGPGGVGAGGMGPGGVGPDGMGPGGVGTVGMGPGGVGTVGMGPGGVGPGGMGPGGVVPGGMVPGGVGTGGMGPGGVGAGGMGPGGVGPGGVGTVGMGPSGVGPGGMGPGPMGPGEVGTGGVGPSGVGTGGMGPGGMGPGGVGIGELGVVGVGVGVGSGLATGAGGVGPEGMNGVGAGSGIVAGAGGVGVGGLGAGDMGAGGMGAKGVGTGPAGLGTGAGGVEGLGFSIGGEGECGVVGVGMGVGSGTAGSGGIGSSGIGSGGERDHLSAGTPGGISGYGGKGSGVGPAGSAFTEGGDDAGLALSGGGGMGRIGGGKGASSGAGFGYGSDGYDGNIETYAEQAVELTERRTVLIRTVKNEDDVLEMDHQEQTYTITGAADDSDDD, from the exons ATGAGCCGCAGCCCGGAGAGAATCTCTTCCTACCGCCGTCACtttgaggacagcagcagcagcagcgcgacCTACCAGGTCAGGGTTTCCAGCCCTTCCCCCGTCAGGAGAGACGCCCGGAATGGCTCCGCCGGCTACTCCAGAGCCGGGGCCGGCAGCATGCGGATGGAGTCAGTGGGTCGAAGGACGGCCTCGGCCGCTCGCATGTCCCGCGTGATGGGAGCAGG tgtggcTGCCGGAGCCATGGTGTGTGTTGGGCCCGGTGGAGAACCTGTCATGGATCTGGATGTGGCCGCTGCAGAAAACCAGGAGTTTCTCAGCACCCGCACGAGTGAAAGGCAGGAGATGATCATACTCAATGACAGACTGGCTGTGTACATCAACAAG GTTCGCTCGCTTGAGCAGCAGAACAAATTACTGGAAGCTGAGATTGAGGCCTACCTCAACCGCTTTGAGAAGCCATCAGGCCTGCGCCTGCTGTacgaggagcagctgaaggagctgaaaaAGATTGCTGACCAGATGAGAGTTCAGCGG GACATTTCCTTGGCGGCAAAGGAatccacagctgctcaactaGAGGCAATCAAAATCAAATACGAAGAGGCAttggagcagaggaagaaggcTGAGCTGGACATCGAAGCCTTCCGTCCA GATGTCGATAAAGCCACCTCCTCACGCATTGCCCtggagaagaagctggagcagctggaagtTGAAATTGAATTCCTAAAACGGATCCATCAGCAG GAAATTGATGAGCTCATGAAGCAAATCTATGCAGCTCACGCGTCAGCTGAGAGTGCCTTTGCCCTGCCTGATCTGGCTGGTTCTCTGAAACAAATCCAAAAGCAGTACGATGACATTGCAGCCAAAAATCTCGAG GAAATGGATTCATGGTACAAAAACAAGTTTGAGGATATAACCAAAAAGACATCCGGACATGTTGATAAAGTTCGAAGTGCTAGAGAGGCAATAGCTGGAGCCAAGAAAGAG ATCCAAGGCAAGGAACGTGACATGGATGGCCTGAATACCAGAAGTGAAGCTCTTGAAGCTCAAATCCGGGAGTTGCAGGAAAAGTACAAGAAGGAATTAGAAGACCTGCAG GCTCGCATTGAAGCACTGCAGCTCGAGCTGAAAACTACCAAGGAGAAAATTGCATTGCACCTACGTGAGTACCAGGACCTCCTGAATGTCAAGATGGCCCTGGAGATCGAGATCACTACCTACCG aaaaTTGATAGAGGGAGAAGACCTGCGGCTTGCTGGCATGATGCAAACTTTGTCACTTACCAGCTGTAGCACAAGTGGCATTGGTATTGGGGTGAGCTTCAGTAGTGGAGGAGTGGGTAGTGGTGGAATAGGCTTGGGTGGTGTGGGTGGAATTACAGGAGCCAGTAGTGGGATTGTTGGAGGTATGGGGAGTGCAGGAGGAATGAGTGGTGGCATGGCAGGCGGAGGAATTGGATCCTTGAGTGGAAGACTGGGAGCTGAAGGTACTAGCGACAGGAGGGGCTCTACTGGTAGGGCAGGTGGGATAGACGTGACTGGTAGAGGTGTAGGAGGAGGTGTTGGAGCTAGTGCTGGTAGTCTGCATTCTGGTGGTGGAACTGGAGCAGTGGGTGCTGCAGGAATGACTGGCCCAGGTCTTGGAGGCTCAGGCCCTGGTGGAATGGGTCCTGGTGCGGTGGGTGCTGGTGGAATGGTTCCTGATGGGATGGGTACAAGTGGAAGGAGTCCCAGTGGACTAGGTCCTGGTGGGGTGGGTACAGTTGGACTGGGTCCTGGTGGAATTGGTACTGGTGGAATGGGTCCTGGTGGGGTGGGTCCTGGTGGAATGGGTCCTGGTGGAATTGGTACTGGTGGAATGGGTCCTGGTGGGGTGGGTCCTGGTGGAATGGGTCCTGGTGGGGTGGGTCCTGGTGGAATGGGTCCTGGTGGGGTGGGTTCAGTTGGACTGGGTCCTGGTGGAGTTGGTGCTGGTGGAATGGGTCCTGGTGGGGTGGGTCCTGATGGAATGGGTCCTGGTGGGGTGGGTACAGTTGGAATGGGTCCTGGTGGGGTGGGTACAGTTGGAATGGGTCCCGGTGGGGTGGGTCCTGGTGGAATGGGTCCCGGTGGGGTGGTTCCTGGTGGAATGGTTCCTGGTGGGGTGGGTACTGGTGGAATGGGTCCTGGTGGAGTTGGTGCTGGTGGAATGGGTCCTGGTGGGGTGGGTCCTGGTGGGGTGGGTACAGTTGGAATGGGTCCCAGTGGGGTGGGTCCTGGTGGAATGGGTCCTGGTCCAATGGGTCCTGGTGAAGTCGGGACTGGTGGGGTGGGTCCTAGTGGAGTCGGTACTGGTGGAATGGGTCCTGGTGGAATGGGTCCTGGTGGGGTGGGTATTGGAGAGTTGGGTGTTGTTGGAGTGGGTGTGGGTGTTGGTTCTGGTCTTGCTACTGGTGCTGGTGGGGTGGGGCCTGAAGGAATGAATGGTGTGGGTGCTGGTAGTGGCATAGTTGCTGGTGCCGGTGGGGTGGGTGTTGGAGGCTTGGGTGCTGGTGATATGGGTGCTGGTGGCATGGGTGCTAAGGGTGTGGgtactggtcctgcaggtttgggtactggtgctggtggtgtggAAGGTTTAGGTTTCAGCATAGGGGGAGAGGGTGAGTGTGGTGTAGTTGGGGTTGGAATGGGTGTGGGCAGTGGCACTGCAGGTTCAGGTGGCATCGGCAGCTCTGGCATTGGGTCTGGTGGAGAAAGAGACCATTTGAGTGCAGGGACTCCAGGAGGGATAAGTGGATATGGAGGGAAGGGCAGTGGTGTGGGTCCAGCTGGAAGTGCATTCACTGAAGGAGGAGATGATGCGGGGCTTGCTTTgtcagggggaggggggatgggAAGGATTGGTGGGGGAAAGGGCGCCTCAAGTGGTGCCGGTTTTGGATATGGATCCGATGGCTATGACGGCAACATTGAGACTTATGCAGAGCAGGCTGTGGAGCTGACGGAGAGAAGGACGGTACTTATTAG AACCGTGAAAAATGAAGATGATGTGCTAGAGATGGACCACCAAGAACAGACCTACACCATCACCGGTGCAGCCGACGACTCTGATGACGATTGA
- the tstd3 gene encoding thiosulfate sulfurtransferase/rhodanese-like domain-containing protein 3, with protein MALRRCWRFAGVVPRLLWNRPVLPGSSVRGGRSLVCTIVNTHPGCRNRGFSSGPQSTDVTYEQLKQILAGRSAVVIDVREPWELREYGFIPGSINVPLGQVKTALQLGPEEFKEKYGGEMPLRTDNIVFSCLAGIRSKEAFDTAGSLGYKGAQNYPGGWKDWEKNEQHK; from the exons ATGGCTCTTAGACGGTGTTGGAGGTTTGCAGGCGTCGTGCCCCGGCTCCTGTGGAACCGCCCCGTTCTGCCTGGGTCTTCCGTCCGGGGAGGACGAAGCCTTGTGTGCACTATTGTCAACACTCACCCCGGCTGCAGAA ACAGAGGCTTCAGTTCTGGGCCGCAGAGCACGGATGTGACCTACGAACAGCTGAAGCAGATCCTGGCTGGCCGCAGCGCTGTGGTCATAGATGTGCGGGAGCCGTGGGAGCTGCGGGAGTATGGCTTCATCCCCGGATCCATCAACGTGCCCC TGGGACAAGTGAaaacagctctgcagctgggGCCCGAGGAGTTCAAGGAGAAGTACGGTGGTGAAATGCCTCTGCGGACAGATAACATTGTGTTCAGTTGTCTGGCAGGAATCAGGAGCAAGGAGGCATTCGACACAGCTGGATCACTGGGATATAAAGG TGCTCAGAATTACCCTGGAGGATGGAAAGACTGGGAGAAAAACGAACAGCATAAGTGA